In Alkalihalobacterium alkalinitrilicum, a genomic segment contains:
- the ftsE gene encoding cell division ATP-binding protein FtsE, with product MIDMKDVWKTYPNGVSAINGIDISIGKGEFVYVVGPSGAGKSTFIKMMYREEKPTKGDISINGTNLAKLKNRQVPIFRRNIGVVFQDFKLLPKLSVYENVAFALEVIEENPATIKRKVMNVLEIVKLKNKARFLPGELSGGEQQRVAIARAIVNSPNVLIADEPTGNLDPDTAWEIMDTLEEINNRGTTIVMATHNKEIVNTIKKRVIAIEGGRVVRDEIRGNYGYEI from the coding sequence TTGATAGATATGAAAGATGTTTGGAAAACGTATCCTAATGGTGTTAGTGCTATTAACGGGATTGATATATCGATAGGTAAAGGCGAGTTTGTATATGTAGTAGGTCCTAGTGGTGCGGGGAAATCGACTTTTATTAAAATGATGTATCGTGAAGAAAAACCAACAAAAGGTGATATTTCTATTAATGGTACAAACCTTGCCAAGTTAAAAAATAGACAAGTTCCGATTTTTCGTCGAAACATTGGTGTTGTTTTTCAGGACTTTAAACTATTACCTAAACTATCAGTGTATGAAAACGTAGCGTTTGCGTTAGAAGTAATTGAAGAAAATCCGGCGACCATTAAGCGAAAAGTAATGAACGTATTGGAAATCGTCAAGTTAAAAAATAAAGCTCGGTTTCTTCCTGGTGAACTATCAGGTGGAGAACAACAACGGGTAGCGATTGCGCGTGCTATCGTCAATAGTCCGAACGTTTTAATTGCGGACGAGCCTACGGGTAACCTTGATCCAGATACAGCTTGGGAAATTATGGACACTTTAGAGGAAATTAATAATCGAGGAACGACGATCGTTATGGCTACGCACAATAAAGAAATTGTAAATACGATTAAAAAACGTGTAATTGCTATTGAGGGCGGAAGAGTTGTTCGCGATGAAATAAGGGGGAACTACGGATATGAAATTTAG